The sequence below is a genomic window from Myxococcota bacterium.
GGAACATCGCCTCGAAACGCCCGGAATCGACCTCGAATCCCGGGTTTCCCGCGGCGGTTCAGTCGCGCTCGAGCACCAGGATGCGCTGGCAGTTGCCGCAGGTGATCAGCGACTCGCCCTTGTGGAGCTCGATCAGGTTCTGGGGCGGCAGGCCCACCCGACAGCCCATGCAGGTCTCACCCTTCGCCACCGCGATCGCGGGTTTGCGGCGCTTCGCGACCTTGTCGTAGTGGGCGAGGAGCTTGGCGTCGAGCTGCTCGGCGCGGCTGCCGCGCTCCCGGTGCAGATTGGCGAGGCTCTGGTCGAGCGACTTCTCGCGATCGTCCAGGACGATCGTCTCCGCCGCGGCGCGCTCGTCGATCTCGGCGGACGCCTGTTGCGCCTCGGCCACGATGCCGCGTGCCTGCTCGCTCGACTCCATCGACTCGAGAATCTGGGTCTCGGCCGCCGACGCCTGCGCGCGCGCATTCTCGATCTCTTGAAGCAGCGCGGTGTAGGCCTCGTTCGTCTTGACCGCGTGCTGCTGGCCCTCGAGTTTCGTGACCAGCGCCTCCTGATCGGCCAGCACGGCCTCGTGCCGCCGCTGCTCCTGCTCGGCCTCCTGCACTTGCGTCTCGGCGAGCGCGATGGCATCGGCGCCCGCCTTCCGCTGGGCGGCCAGTGTGGCCCGCGCCTCGGGGAGGGACGCCTTCTCTTCGTCGCAAGCGGCGATCTGCACGTCGAGTTCGGAGATCTCGACGAGGATGTCGGTGCCAGCGGGCATGGGTGCCTCGTTCGGCGAGCGCCGGGAGGATATCGTCGGGGGCCCACGATGCGAACCTCTTTCGGACCCCAGGGCCCCACCACGTCGGTGATCGTGGCCGCCTACAACCAGCCGCGCGAGCTGGGGCTGGTACTCGCAGCGCTGGCGGCCCAGACCGATCCGGCCTTCGACGTCGTCGTTGCCGATGACGGTTCACACCCCCCCGCTCAGGAGACCGTCGAGCGCCTGCGAGCCGAGCTCCCGTTTCCCGTGCGCTGCGTCTGGCAAGAGGACGACGGGTTTCAGAAGATGCGCGCGCAGAACCGCGCCGCGCTCGCCACCGAAACCGAGCTCCTGATCTTCGTCGACGGCGATTGCGTGCCCTACCGCAACTGGGTCGAGGTGTACCGGCAAGCGGCGGTGCCCGGAGAGTTCCTGGTCGGGGGCTACATCTTCCTGGACCCCGAAGAGACCGCGGCGCTGACGCCAGCCTCGGTGCGCGCCGGAGCCCACGAGCGCCGGCTCGACGCCGCCACCTGGCGACGACTCCACTGGGCCCACTTCCGAAACTGGCTCTATGCGGGGCGCAAACCGAACCGACCGCGCATCCGGGGCGGCAACTTCGCCGTGGCCCGCGACCTCTTCTGGAAGGTCGATGGCTTCGACGAAGCCTTCGCGGGCTTCGGCAAGGAAGACTCGGAGCTGCGCAACCGCATGCGGAAGGCCGGCGCTCGGGGGATCAGCCTCTGGCACCGGGCCCGACTGTGCCACGTCTCGACCGACGTCTTCCCCGGGGTCCCGCGTCCCCCGACGCCACGCGACCTCTACGAGGAGAGCTTTCGGCGCGTCCGGGCGCGACAGGGCCTCTCGAGCCATGGGGCTCCCCCGCCGGCGGGCTGAACCCGTGGAACTCCGCTAGAACAGGCGCATGGGGAACAGCACGATGCAGGTACCGCTGGTCGATCTGCGCGCCGCTTTCGCGCCGGTGAAGGAGCAGGTGTTTCGTGACTTCGAGTCGATTCTCGATGGCATGCAGCTGTTCCAGGGCCCCCACATCCGAGCCCTCGAGAGCGAGTTCGCCGACTACTGCGGCGCCCGCCACGGCCTCGGCCTCTCGAACGGCACCGACGCGCTGTTCGCGGCGCTGATGGCCTGCGGGGTCGGGCGAGGCGACGAGGTCATCGCTCCCGCCCACACCTTCTTTGCGACGATCGAGGCGATCGTGCACGTCGGTGCGATCCCGGTGCTCGCCGACGTCGAGCCGGACACCTTGACCCTGGACCCCGACGCGGTCCGCGAGGCCGTCACCGAGAAGACCCGGGCGATCCTGCCGGTTCACCTCTACGGACAAGCCGCGGACATGGATCCGCTCCACGAGATCGCGCGCGAGCACGAGCTCCGGGTCATCGAGGACGCGGCGCAGGCCCACGGTGCCCGCTACCACGGCCGACGCTGCGGCAACCTCGGCGACGTCGCGAGCTTCAGCTTCTACTTCACCAAGAACCTGGGCGGCGTCGGTGAAGGCGGCTTCGTCACCACCAACGACGACGAGATCGCGCGCCAGGTCGAGTTGCTGCGGCACCATGGCCACGTCTCGAAGTTCGAACACGAGATCATCGGCTACAACCTGCGCCTCGACGAGCTCCAGGCGGCAGTGCTCCGGGCGAAGCTCCCGACGCTCGACGAGGGCAACGCGGCACGGCGCGCCCACGCGGCCCGCTACGACGCGCTCTTCGCCGGTTCGGCCGCGCGCGTTCCGGTGGCACGAGCGGGCAACGAGCACGTCTACCACGTGTACACGCTGCGGGTTCCCGAGCGCGACGCCCTCGCCGCCTATCTGGGCGAGCAGGGCATCGGCACGGGCATCCACTACAAGAACCCGGGCCACGAACAGCCGGCACTGCGGCATCACGAGCATCGCGCAGGCGATCTCAAGGTGACGCGCGAGGCCTGCCGAGAGCTGATCTCGATCCCGATGTACCCGCAGCTCACCGAGGAACAGATCGAGTACGTGGCGTCCCACGTGCTCGCATTCCTGTCGCGGGTCTAGCGTCGCTCTCGGTCAGCCGCCGACGAGCTCGGGCACCATCGCGGCGCGGTAGTCGAAGATGCGGTCGAGCTGGCGGCGCACGATGGGGTGCGCGATTTCGCCGAGGGGCGAAAGCGGAAGCGCGTAGCGCACCTCGTCGATCATCAGGGTCGCCCCTTCCGACTCTTCGAAGCGATGGGTGTGGTGCCAGAGCGCGTAGGGACCCCGGCGCTGCTCGTCCACGAAGTGGTAGGGCGGCTCCCAGGCCGAGATCTCGGTGCGCCAGCCAAAGGGCACGCCGAACAGGCGTAGCTGGTACTCGATGATCGCACCCACGCGCATCTCGATCGGGAGCGGGGTCGTGATCTGGAAGCGCAGCTCGGGCGGGGTGATGCGTCCCAGGTTCGCGGCGTCGGCGAAGAACGGGAAGACGTCCTTCGGGCTGCCCTCGAGGCGCAGTTCGCGTCGCAACAGGTGTTCGGTCATGCCGGGCCAGCCCCGAGCTTCGCGGCGCAGTGGTCCTCGCAAGCGTGGTTGCGCCCGGTGAGGCGCAGGCGGTACTTCGCGAACCAGCGATAGGCGGCATCGAAGACGGGGCCGAGGACCGGCCAGGCCGACGGCGCCGTCACCCAGCCGAGCCCCACCGCGGTGTAGGCCCGACGGAAGACCTCCATCCCCTCGATCAGCGTGCGGTCGGGCAGCACCCCGTGGATCCGCGCCATCAGCGTGGCGTGGTCGGTCTCGAAGAGGCCTGCATCGAAGTCCGCCGCCGCGATGTCCACGGTCGCCAGCCGCCCCTCGGGATTGCGGCGCTCGAGCATCGCGATCTCCCGGGCGCAGAGGGGGCAGTCCCCATCGAAGAGGATGGCCACCTGCCAGCCGGATCGCTGAAAGAGCTCACTCGCGGGGATCGGATCTGCCATAGGGTGACCTTAACGGCGGCTCGCGAAACCGGCATGAGGGCCCCTCGGAGGCCCCGGCGCCTCACTGGCGCCGGATCTCCCACCCGCTATGACTGGCCGCTGGGGCGAGCCACAACGGAGAATTCGCGGAAACGCCATGAGCTCCGCATTCACTCGTCGCGGGATCACCGTCCCCGCCATGTTCCTCGGCTGTGTCGCATCGTGGATCACGTTGCCGGTGTGGCTGCCGATTCTGCTCGTCACGGACGTGGTGCGTGGCGTGCGTTTTGCGGGCACGCGGCTCGCCGCGATGCTGACCTGGATGTTCACCTGCGAGGTCCTCGGCCTCGTCTCTGCCGCCGGCATCGGCATCTTGCGCGCCCTCGGGGTCGACTCGGAAGCACGCTTTCGCGAGCGCAACTACCAGCTCCAGAACTTCTGGGCCGGCGCGATCTTCCGCGGCGTCGAGCGCATCTTCGGCCTGCGCGTGCAGATCGAACCGGGGGGCGAGCCGCCGCCCGACGGACCGATCCTGTTGTTGCTGCGCCACGCCAGCATGGGCGACACGCTGCTTCCCTCGGTCCTGTTCGCGATCCCCTACGGCTACCAGCTTCGCTACGTGCTGAAGAAGGAGCTCCTCTGGGATCCCTGCCTCGACATCGTCGGGCAGCGTCTGCCCAACGTGTTCGTCGACCGCAGCGCCCCGAACGGCAAGACCGAGATCGGCGCGGTCGCCGCTCTCGCGCGCAACCTGGAGCCTCACGAAGGCGTGCTGATCTACCCGGAAGGCACCCGCTTCTCGGCCGAGAAGCGAGCGCGCGCCGTCGAGCGCCTCCAGGACACGGGCGACCCGGCCTTCGCAGCCCGCGCCGCCCGCCTCCGCAACGTGTTGCCCCCCCGCCTGGGCGGCGTGAGCGCGCTCCTGGACCGGTTCGCCAGTGAGGGAAACGGCCACGTCGTCGTGTGCGGGCATGTCGGCTTCGAAGGCGCCGCGGGTTGGTCCGACCTCTGGAGCGGGCGCGTGATCGATCGGGAGATCCGGGTCCGCTGCTGGACCACCCCGGCGTCGCAGCTGCCCGCCGAGCGGGGCGAATGGCTGCTCGATGCCTGGACCGAGCTCGACGCCTGGATCGGCGAAGCGCTCCGAGGCCAGGATTCTTCGCGGAACGTGAACTAGTTCACAGCAGCCGGGGATCCGAGCCGACGATCCTTCTGGAGTCCCCCTTGGAGGCTCCGCTCATGCACCCCAAGATCGCCGCTCTCTTCCTCGCCGGTGTGTCGCTCCTGGCGGCCGTCGGGCTCTTCGCCGACCCCCTGCATCCGCACTGCGGTAGCGGGGTCTGCGCCTCGCTGCACGCGCTCGACCAGGGCGCCGACACGAGTGCGCCGGTCGCCCTGCGCCCGACCCGCTAGGCGTCCCCTTCCATCATCTCGACGCGGATCCCGTTCGGGTCCGTGAGAAAGAACATGCGCACCGGCGTCGCGATGTCGTCGAAGGCGAAGATGGGCGTCGGCTCGCGCCCCTCGGCGCTCGCCCGCGCGTGCGCCGCGTCGAGGTCCGCCACACGGAAGGAGAGCCCGCCCAGTCCGACCGGGTAGCCCTCGGGCGGCGCTGCCGCTGCGCGCGATACGTCGAGGGTCTCGATCGTGTGCAAGCGGACGGAGCCGGCGCGAACGAAGGTGTCCCGGATCCGCACACCCGGGCGACCGAACATCGCGTCCAGGGCGGGCGCCTCGAGCTCCTCGTCCGACTCGAGCTCGGCTCCGAGGCCCTTGCACCAGAAGTCGAGGGTCGCGTCCGTATCCGCGACATGGACGATCAAGTGACTGACGACGAGCGGAGCGGGCATCGACTCCTCCTTGGCTGTCGAGCGACGACTAGTCGAACGCGGCGAATAGCTCCTGGAACGCGACGAGCTGGTTTCCCGCCGCCGAGGAGGGCACCAGGATCGGCGTGCGCACGCCAGCGTCGAACCAGGCCTCGAGACCTTCGCGCACCTCGTTCACCGAGCCGAACAGGGTGCAATCGGCCAGCCAGCGATCGCTCATCAGCTCGGTGAGCCGGTCGCGCTCCCCGTTCTCGATGGCCTTCTCGATCGCCTCCATCTCCTCGACGTAGCCGGCTTCCTTCCAGTAGTTGCGGTAGTTCGGAAGGTTCACGTACATGACGAGGGTCTTGCGATTGCGCGCCTTCGCCGCCTCGCGGTCGTCGCTGATGCAGGTGGGCAGCATGTCACCCACGTAGAAGTTCGGATCGTTCCGCTTCGCGTCGGGCAACGCGGCGAGCGAGGCCTGCATGTGGGAGCGCGATGCGTTCGCGAACACGACGCCCTCGGCGATCTCGCCGGCCAGCGCGACCATGCGCTGCCGCAACCCGGCGACGACCACCGGCGGCAGCTCTCCGACTCGCTTGGCTCCCTTCAGCCCCTCGACGAACTCTCGCATGTCCGAGAGCGGCTTTCCGGTGCGAAGGCCGAGCCGCGCGTTCATCGGCGCATGGCTGACGCCGACGCCGAAGTGGAAACGCCCGCCCGAGAGTTCGTGGATCAGCGCGACGGTCTCGGCGTAGTCGAGAACGTGTCGCGTGTAGAGGTTGGCGATGGCGGTTCCGAACCGGATCGTCTTCGTGTGGAGCGCCAGGGCTTCGCAGAGCCCGACCGCATCGCCGAAGCTCGCGCAGTAGAGGCCGGCGAAACCGCGCTTCTCGCATTCGGTGGCGAGCTCGAGGGCGGAACGCCGGCGGCCGGGAACGGCGGCAAGAGCAACGGCGGGGAGTCGGGTCACGGGGTTCTCCTGGTGAAGCGCGTTCAGACGGCAGTCAGTCCGCCGTCGATGGCGAGTTCCGAGCCGTTCATATAGCGCGACGCATCGGACGCGAGGTAGAGCACGAGTTCGCCGATCTCCTGGGGCGTGCCGGCCAGGTAGCGACCGTCTTCGGGCGCGTTGTCGACCGTCGCCGGGTCGACCCCGGTCCGCGCCTGCAAGGAGCGAATCCCGGGCGTGTCCACGCCGCCGGGGTGGATCGAGTTGCAGCGGATCGGGTCGCCGCGCTCGATGCAGTGGGCCGCGACGCTCTTCGTGAAGCCGCGCACGGCGGCCTTGCTGGCGCCGTAGACCGCGAAGGTGGGAAAGCCGACCAGCCCGGAAGCCGACGACATGTTGATGATCGAGCCGCCACCGCTCTCGCGCATCGCAGCGATGGCGTATTTGCACCCGAGGAAGACGCCCGAGAAGTTCACCGCGAAGACCTTCTCGACGAGGGCCAGGGTCGACGACTCGGGGTCCCCGGGCTCGATCACCCCGGCGTTGTTCACCAGGACGTCGAGGGGGCCGAAGCGCTCGCGGGTCGCGGCGATGGCGTGCTCCCAGTCGGCCTCCTGGGTGACGTCGTGGCGCACGAACAGGGCGTCGCTGCCGAGCTCCTTCTCGGCCTCGCGTCCGAGTGACTCGTTCACGTCGGTGATGGCGACCCGCGCGCCCTCCCGCAGCAGCACTTCGGCGGTGCCCCGACCGATGCCCGACGCACCGCCCGTCACGATCGCCACCTTCCCTGCGACACGTCCCGCCATGAACGCACTCCTCTCCGGCGACTTCCCGTCGCGCGGTGGCGCATTCTAGGCAGACCTAGTCGTCGAGATCCACTTCGTTGGCGATGTCGAAGGTCGTCTCCGAGCCGTCTTCCTCGTCGGTCGCGGTCAGCTCGGTGCCCACGGCCAGCCCGGCCAGGAAGGCGGTCACGTCGAGGACGTTCCCGTCATCGTCGCGCGTGGTGCCCTGGACGAGCTCGACGAACACGCCGTGCAGCATAAAACCGCGCCCACCCAGTGGATCGGTGTCCACGGCCTCGATGGCCCCCGTGAGCTCGACGTCGTCGACGTCTTCCCGTTCGATCTCGGTCGCCCGGATCCGCCCATCGCCGACGTCGACCCCGTGCACTTCGAGGAAGTCCCCGACCATCAGCTCCTCGAGGTTCAGATCGTCGTCGCCCCCGTCGTCGTCTTCGAGACGCAGGGAGGGATCGACCTCGACGATGAGCTGCGAGAACCCCTCCATCCCGGGCGTTCCCTCGACGAGCAGCAGGATCTCGTTCTGGGCCAGGCGGTCGAGGCCGCCCGTCGCGATCCGGGCCGCGACCTGCGCGTTCGGATCTTCCAGACGCAGGGTCGCTGCGACCAGGATCCCGCCGACGACGTCGCCCTCGACCTCGACATAGACCCCGTCCTCGAAGAGCGCCGGCGTGTTCGGCTCGAGGGTGGCGCTGCCGGCGGAGACGGGCAGCCCGTTCACGCTGAAACTGGAGAGACTCGAGAAGTCGTCGACCACGCCCTGGACTTCGACCGCGGGGCTCCCGATCGGCACGGCCTGGGAGAAGGGCACGAAGGGTCGGATCGTCGTGGCCATCACCTCGGGGTTCATGCCCGCCTGCGTCTGGATGCCCTCCACCTCGACGAGCGCGCCAGCGGAAGGCGACATGGTCGGCAGCCCGCTGCAGTCGGTCGTGCCGCCGCAGACGAACTGAACGGTCGTGGGCCCGATCTCGAAATCGAGAAGGCCGAGGCTGTCGACCCGCCCCTTGAACTCGACCGGGGTCGCGTTGAGGACGAGGGGGCCCAGATCCTCGAGTCGGGTCGCGCGGATCGTGCCGTCGGTCTCGACCGGGCCGCTGACTTCGACGACGCGGTTCAGCGCGAGGGTGTCGAAGGTGATGCCTTCGAACACGGTGAGTCCTTCGTCGATCACGACCCGCTGCCCCAGCACCGTGAACTCTCGCTGGTTGGTCTGTCCCATCACGTTCACCGGGGTCTGTTCGACCGCGCCGCGGATCGCCTCATCGAAGATCACCGTCGTGGCCGAGCCGGTCGCGCCCGTGGCGTCGCGCGTGCCGTCGACGCGCAGGTACATGCCGAGCTCGAGATCCGCTTCGGTGAATGGCGCACCCCCGCCGCCGCGGGTCTCTCCGTCGATCTCGATCGTTCCCGTGGCCGCCAGGCTCCAGGCCGTGCCGGTCACGAAGAAGCTACCGAAGCCCGTGACCGAGCCCGAGGAGATACCCGTGCCGCCGATCCCGCCACTCGCGACGTCGGTCCCACCGCCTCCGCTGCTCCCTCCGCCGCTGCAGGAGAGGCAGAATGC
It includes:
- a CDS encoding C4-type zinc ribbon domain-containing protein; the protein is MPAGTDILVEISELDVQIAACDEEKASLPEARATLAAQRKAGADAIALAETQVQEAEQEQRRHEAVLADQEALVTKLEGQQHAVKTNEAYTALLQEIENARAQASAAETQILESMESSEQARGIVAEAQQASAEIDERAAAETIVLDDREKSLDQSLANLHRERGSRAEQLDAKLLAHYDKVAKRRKPAIAVAKGETCMGCRVGLPPQNLIELHKGESLITCGNCQRILVLERD
- a CDS encoding glycosyltransferase — protein: MRTSFGPQGPTTSVIVAAYNQPRELGLVLAALAAQTDPAFDVVVADDGSHPPAQETVERLRAELPFPVRCVWQEDDGFQKMRAQNRAALATETELLIFVDGDCVPYRNWVEVYRQAAVPGEFLVGGYIFLDPEETAALTPASVRAGAHERRLDAATWRRLHWAHFRNWLYAGRKPNRPRIRGGNFAVARDLFWKVDGFDEAFAGFGKEDSELRNRMRKAGARGISLWHRARLCHVSTDVFPGVPRPPTPRDLYEESFRRVRARQGLSSHGAPPPAG
- a CDS encoding DegT/DnrJ/EryC1/StrS family aminotransferase, with translation MGNSTMQVPLVDLRAAFAPVKEQVFRDFESILDGMQLFQGPHIRALESEFADYCGARHGLGLSNGTDALFAALMACGVGRGDEVIAPAHTFFATIEAIVHVGAIPVLADVEPDTLTLDPDAVREAVTEKTRAILPVHLYGQAADMDPLHEIAREHELRVIEDAAQAHGARYHGRRCGNLGDVASFSFYFTKNLGGVGEGGFVTTNDDEIARQVELLRHHGHVSKFEHEIIGYNLRLDELQAAVLRAKLPTLDEGNAARRAHAARYDALFAGSAARVPVARAGNEHVYHVYTLRVPERDALAAYLGEQGIGTGIHYKNPGHEQPALRHHEHRAGDLKVTREACRELISIPMYPQLTEEQIEYVASHVLAFLSRV
- a CDS encoding SRPBCC family protein, with amino-acid sequence MTEHLLRRELRLEGSPKDVFPFFADAANLGRITPPELRFQITTPLPIEMRVGAIIEYQLRLFGVPFGWRTEISAWEPPYHFVDEQRRGPYALWHHTHRFEESEGATLMIDEVRYALPLSPLGEIAHPIVRRQLDRIFDYRAAMVPELVGG
- a CDS encoding DUF393 domain-containing protein; translation: MADPIPASELFQRSGWQVAILFDGDCPLCAREIAMLERRNPEGRLATVDIAAADFDAGLFETDHATLMARIHGVLPDRTLIEGMEVFRRAYTAVGLGWVTAPSAWPVLGPVFDAAYRWFAKYRLRLTGRNHACEDHCAAKLGAGPA
- a CDS encoding 1-acyl-sn-glycerol-3-phosphate acyltransferase — encoded protein: MSSAFTRRGITVPAMFLGCVASWITLPVWLPILLVTDVVRGVRFAGTRLAAMLTWMFTCEVLGLVSAAGIGILRALGVDSEARFRERNYQLQNFWAGAIFRGVERIFGLRVQIEPGGEPPPDGPILLLLRHASMGDTLLPSVLFAIPYGYQLRYVLKKELLWDPCLDIVGQRLPNVFVDRSAPNGKTEIGAVAALARNLEPHEGVLIYPEGTRFSAEKRARAVERLQDTGDPAFAARAARLRNVLPPRLGGVSALLDRFASEGNGHVVVCGHVGFEGAAGWSDLWSGRVIDREIRVRCWTTPASQLPAERGEWLLDAWTELDAWIGEALRGQDSSRNVN
- a CDS encoding VOC family protein, whose protein sequence is MPAPLVVSHLIVHVADTDATLDFWCKGLGAELESDEELEAPALDAMFGRPGVRIRDTFVRAGSVRLHTIETLDVSRAAAAPPEGYPVGLGGLSFRVADLDAAHARASAEGREPTPIFAFDDIATPVRMFFLTDPNGIRVEMMEGDA
- a CDS encoding LLM class flavin-dependent oxidoreductase — protein: MTRLPAVALAAVPGRRRSALELATECEKRGFAGLYCASFGDAVGLCEALALHTKTIRFGTAIANLYTRHVLDYAETVALIHELSGGRFHFGVGVSHAPMNARLGLRTGKPLSDMREFVEGLKGAKRVGELPPVVVAGLRQRMVALAGEIAEGVVFANASRSHMQASLAALPDAKRNDPNFYVGDMLPTCISDDREAAKARNRKTLVMYVNLPNYRNYWKEAGYVEEMEAIEKAIENGERDRLTELMSDRWLADCTLFGSVNEVREGLEAWFDAGVRTPILVPSSAAGNQLVAFQELFAAFD
- a CDS encoding glucose 1-dehydrogenase, which gives rise to MAGRVAGKVAIVTGGASGIGRGTAEVLLREGARVAITDVNESLGREAEKELGSDALFVRHDVTQEADWEHAIAATRERFGPLDVLVNNAGVIEPGDPESSTLALVEKVFAVNFSGVFLGCKYAIAAMRESGGGSIINMSSASGLVGFPTFAVYGASKAAVRGFTKSVAAHCIERGDPIRCNSIHPGGVDTPGIRSLQARTGVDPATVDNAPEDGRYLAGTPQEIGELVLYLASDASRYMNGSELAIDGGLTAV
- a CDS encoding DUF5666 domain-containing protein, encoding MSARLAFVFGLAFCLSCSGGGSSGGGGTDVASGGIGGTGISSGSVTGFGSFFVTGTAWSLAATGTIEIDGETRGGGGAPFTEADLELGMYLRVDGTRDATGATGSATTVIFDEAIRGAVEQTPVNVMGQTNQREFTVLGQRVVIDEGLTVFEGITFDTLALNRVVEVSGPVETDGTIRATRLEDLGPLVLNATPVEFKGRVDSLGLLDFEIGPTTVQFVCGGTTDCSGLPTMSPSAGALVEVEGIQTQAGMNPEVMATTIRPFVPFSQAVPIGSPAVEVQGVVDDFSSLSSFSVNGLPVSAGSATLEPNTPALFEDGVYVEVEGDVVGGILVAATLRLEDPNAQVAARIATGGLDRLAQNEILLLVEGTPGMEGFSQLIVEVDPSLRLEDDDGGDDDLNLEELMVGDFLEVHGVDVGDGRIRATEIEREDVDDVELTGAIEAVDTDPLGGRGFMLHGVFVELVQGTTRDDDGNVLDVTAFLAGLAVGTELTATDEEDGSETTFDIANEVDLDD